A single genomic interval of Mangifera indica cultivar Alphonso chromosome 5, CATAS_Mindica_2.1, whole genome shotgun sequence harbors:
- the LOC123216935 gene encoding probable inactive histone-lysine N-methyltransferase SUVR2 isoform X1, translating into MAPDPRVLKAFKAMKAIGISENKAKPVLKKLLKLYERNWELIEEENYRALADAIFEEEDAMVSEQKKTKIVDQEENFEDEPLADVEPLRPLKRLRRGQEVPATPSVSNSSPVSGGVLLKRPKLEEGELPSTSMQQQSQEKIKAIQPSTGSVKTDTLGLTYKGKEPLLPMVASAGNRCISEQASHGVNIRDPAVEGNVLSPKKVSNCQPLIKPKDEPFTDDTPQYEFPIAMIHPDSLDLRNSSDGNVSMCEPVGQELHPSQHVGGESRSSEDLPSLTERRSNCQLANVPEGSHPSLEISSTTMGEVKISLSCNPAVGSPNFHMPTLDELRELMELRCLRSYKIIDPSFSFMNLMKDVCECFLELATNSSHESQGKVTVMQPLDQLRKSTAGDALLFGGSKENMYISSSMNGAAERDKKQELKDSAFSNSSSLVVVPQCQLNADELRILHDVKDIAKGEEGVAIPWINEINNECLPPFHYISHNLIFQNARVNVSLYRIGDENCCSSCFGDCLSSAVACACTYQSENFVYTSEGLLKEEFLDEWISMTRDPQQQCLLTCGYCPLERSRNESIIEPCKGHLKRNIIKECWSKCGCYRQCGNRVVQRGINCKLQVFFTPNGKGWGLRTLEKLPKGAFVCEFVGEIITITELYERNSQSHNCPVLLDAYWASGGVPKDEEALCLDATCYGNVARFLNHRCFDANLIEIPVEIESPEHHYYHLAFFTTRDVDAFEELTWDYGIDFDDHDHLANAFRCRCGSKFCRNMKRSYILFCTAGSKSMLNTR; encoded by the exons aGCTCTTGCTGATGCTATTTTTGAGGAGGAGGATGCTAtg GTTTCCGAACAGAAGAAAACTAAAATTGTGGAT caagaagaaaattttgaggaTGAACCACTTGCTGATGTTGAGCCTCTACGCCCCTTAAAGCGCTTGCGCAGAGGCCAGGAAGTGCCGGCCACACCTTCTGTCAGCAACTCCAGTCCAGTGTCAGGTGGAGTTttattaaaaaggccaaaattgGAAGAGGGTGAACTACCTTCTACTTCTATGCAACAGCAGTCTCAAGAGAAGATAAAGGCAATACAACCCAGTACTGGCAGTGTAAAGACTGACACATTAGGTCTTACTTACAAAGGAAAGGAACCTCTCTTGCCTATGGTTGCTTCTGCAGGGAACAGATGTATTTCTGAGCAAGCATCTCATGGAGTGAACATTAGAGATCCTGCAGTTGAAGGAAATGTTCTTTCACCTAAGAAGGTGTCCAATTGTCAACCATTGATCAAGCCAAAAGATGAGCCCTTTACTGATGACACACCACAGTATGAGTTCCCGATTGCTATGATCCATCCAG ATTCATTAGACTTAAGAAATTCATCTGATGGGAATGTTTCAATGTGTGAGCCAGTTGGGCAGGAGCTTCATCCATCCCAACATGTTGGGGGAGAATCTAGAAGTAGTGAGGATCTACCTTCATTGACCGAGAGGAGATCCAATTGTCAGCTTGCAAATGTTCCTGAAGGATCTCACCCTTCCTTAGAGATATCATCTACGACCATGGGAGAGGTGAAGATTTCTTTGAGCTGCAATCCTGCTGTTGGAagtccaaattttcatatgcCAACCCTAGATGAACTAAGAGAATTGATGGAACTGAGGTGTCTTCGATCATATAAGATCATTGACCCAAGTTTTTCTTTCATGAATCTGATGAAAGATGTGTGTGAGTGCTTCTTGGAATTGGCCACTAATTCATCTCATGAATCGCAGGGAAAGGTAACTGTGATGCAACCTCTTGATCAATTGAGGAAGTCTACTGCTGGGGATGCTCTTCTTTTTGGGGGTAGCAAAGAAAATATGTACATATCATCTTCTATGAATGGTGCAGCTGAAAGAGATAAAAAACAAGAACTAAAGGACTCTGCATTTTCTAATTCATCTAGTTTGGTTGTAGTTCCGCAGTGTCAATTAAATGCTGATGAATTAAGGATTTTACATGATGTCAAAGACATAGCTAAAGGGGAAGAAGGAGTTGCAATTCCTTGGATTaatgaaataaacaatgagtGTCTACCCCCGTTCCACTACATATCCCATAATTTGATATTCCAAAATGCTCGTGTGAATGTGTCTCTTTATCGGATTGGTGATGAGAACTGTTGTTCTTCTTGTTTTGGTGATTGTCTATCATCAGCAGTAGCTTGTGCTTGCACCTACCAAAGTGAGAATTTTGTATACACATCAGAAGGCCTTCTTAAGGAGGAGTTCTTAGATGAGTGGATCTCGATGACCCGTGATCCTCAACAACAGTGCCTATTGACTTGTGGATATTGCCCACTTGAAAGATCAAGAAATGAGAGTATTATAGAACCATGTAAGGGTCACttgaagagaaatattataaaGGAATGTTGGAGCAAATGTGGCTGTTACAGACAGTGTGGCAATCGTGTGGTGCAGCGCGGCATAAATTGTAAACTGCAG GTGTTTTTTACACCTAATGGAAAGGGATGGGGGCTTAGAACTCTAGAGAAGCTTCCAAAAGGTGCTTTTGTATGTGAGTTTGTTGGAGAAATCATAACCATTACAGAGTTGTACGAGAGGAACTCGCAGAGCCATAACTGTCCAGTTCTACTAGATGCATATTGGGCTTCAGGAGGAGTTCCAAAAGATGAAGAAGCTCTTTGTTTGGATGCCACATGCTATGGAAATGTTGCCAGGTTCTTAAATCATAG ATGCTTTGATGCAAACTTGATTGAGATTCCAGTTGAAATTGAGAGTCCTGAGCATCATTACTATCAT CTTGCATTTTTCACAACAAGAGACGTGGATGCGTTTGAAGAGTTAACATGG GATTATggtattgattttgatgatcATGATCATCTTGCCAATGCATTCCGGTGTCGTTGTGGCAGTAAGTTCTGCAGGAACATGAAACGCTCATATA TTCTGTTTTGTACTGCAGGATCCAAATCTATGCTGAATACAAGATGA
- the LOC123216935 gene encoding probable inactive histone-lysine N-methyltransferase SUVR2 isoform X2: MAPDPRVLKAFKAMKAIGISENKAKPVLKKLLKLYERNWELIEEENYRALADAIFEEEDAMVSEQKKTKIVDQEENFEDEPLADVEPLRPLKRLRRGQEVPATPSVSNSSPVSGGVLLKRPKLEEGELPSTSMQQQSQEKIKAIQPSTGSVKTDTLGLTYKGKEPLLPMVASAGNRCISEQASHGVNIRDPAVEGNVLSPKKVSNCQPLIKPKDEPFTDDTPQYEFPIAMIHPDSLDLRNSSDGNVSMCEPVGQELHPSQHVGGESRSSEDLPSLTERRSNCQLANVPEGSHPSLEISSTTMGEVKISLSCNPAVGSPNFHMPTLDELRELMELRCLRSYKIIDPSFSFMNLMKDVCECFLELATNSSHESQGKVTVMQPLDQLRKSTAGDALLFGGSKENMYISSSMNGAAERDKKQELKDSAFSNSSSLVVVPQCQLNADELRILHDVKDIAKGEEGVAIPWINEINNECLPPFHYISHNLIFQNARVNVSLYRIGDENCCSSCFGDCLSSAVACACTYQSENFVYTSEGLLKEEFLDEWISMTRDPQQQCLLTCGYCPLERSRNESIIEPCKGHLKRNIIKECWSKCGCYRQCGNRVVQRGINCKLQVFFTPNGKGWGLRTLEKLPKGAFVCEFVGEIITITELYERNSQSHNCPVLLDAYWASGGVPKDEEALCLDATCYGNVARFLNHRCFDANLIEIPVEIESPEHHYYHLAFFTTRDVDAFEELTWDYGIDFDDHDHLANAFRCRCGSKFCRNMKRSYRSKSMLNTR, encoded by the exons aGCTCTTGCTGATGCTATTTTTGAGGAGGAGGATGCTAtg GTTTCCGAACAGAAGAAAACTAAAATTGTGGAT caagaagaaaattttgaggaTGAACCACTTGCTGATGTTGAGCCTCTACGCCCCTTAAAGCGCTTGCGCAGAGGCCAGGAAGTGCCGGCCACACCTTCTGTCAGCAACTCCAGTCCAGTGTCAGGTGGAGTTttattaaaaaggccaaaattgGAAGAGGGTGAACTACCTTCTACTTCTATGCAACAGCAGTCTCAAGAGAAGATAAAGGCAATACAACCCAGTACTGGCAGTGTAAAGACTGACACATTAGGTCTTACTTACAAAGGAAAGGAACCTCTCTTGCCTATGGTTGCTTCTGCAGGGAACAGATGTATTTCTGAGCAAGCATCTCATGGAGTGAACATTAGAGATCCTGCAGTTGAAGGAAATGTTCTTTCACCTAAGAAGGTGTCCAATTGTCAACCATTGATCAAGCCAAAAGATGAGCCCTTTACTGATGACACACCACAGTATGAGTTCCCGATTGCTATGATCCATCCAG ATTCATTAGACTTAAGAAATTCATCTGATGGGAATGTTTCAATGTGTGAGCCAGTTGGGCAGGAGCTTCATCCATCCCAACATGTTGGGGGAGAATCTAGAAGTAGTGAGGATCTACCTTCATTGACCGAGAGGAGATCCAATTGTCAGCTTGCAAATGTTCCTGAAGGATCTCACCCTTCCTTAGAGATATCATCTACGACCATGGGAGAGGTGAAGATTTCTTTGAGCTGCAATCCTGCTGTTGGAagtccaaattttcatatgcCAACCCTAGATGAACTAAGAGAATTGATGGAACTGAGGTGTCTTCGATCATATAAGATCATTGACCCAAGTTTTTCTTTCATGAATCTGATGAAAGATGTGTGTGAGTGCTTCTTGGAATTGGCCACTAATTCATCTCATGAATCGCAGGGAAAGGTAACTGTGATGCAACCTCTTGATCAATTGAGGAAGTCTACTGCTGGGGATGCTCTTCTTTTTGGGGGTAGCAAAGAAAATATGTACATATCATCTTCTATGAATGGTGCAGCTGAAAGAGATAAAAAACAAGAACTAAAGGACTCTGCATTTTCTAATTCATCTAGTTTGGTTGTAGTTCCGCAGTGTCAATTAAATGCTGATGAATTAAGGATTTTACATGATGTCAAAGACATAGCTAAAGGGGAAGAAGGAGTTGCAATTCCTTGGATTaatgaaataaacaatgagtGTCTACCCCCGTTCCACTACATATCCCATAATTTGATATTCCAAAATGCTCGTGTGAATGTGTCTCTTTATCGGATTGGTGATGAGAACTGTTGTTCTTCTTGTTTTGGTGATTGTCTATCATCAGCAGTAGCTTGTGCTTGCACCTACCAAAGTGAGAATTTTGTATACACATCAGAAGGCCTTCTTAAGGAGGAGTTCTTAGATGAGTGGATCTCGATGACCCGTGATCCTCAACAACAGTGCCTATTGACTTGTGGATATTGCCCACTTGAAAGATCAAGAAATGAGAGTATTATAGAACCATGTAAGGGTCACttgaagagaaatattataaaGGAATGTTGGAGCAAATGTGGCTGTTACAGACAGTGTGGCAATCGTGTGGTGCAGCGCGGCATAAATTGTAAACTGCAG GTGTTTTTTACACCTAATGGAAAGGGATGGGGGCTTAGAACTCTAGAGAAGCTTCCAAAAGGTGCTTTTGTATGTGAGTTTGTTGGAGAAATCATAACCATTACAGAGTTGTACGAGAGGAACTCGCAGAGCCATAACTGTCCAGTTCTACTAGATGCATATTGGGCTTCAGGAGGAGTTCCAAAAGATGAAGAAGCTCTTTGTTTGGATGCCACATGCTATGGAAATGTTGCCAGGTTCTTAAATCATAG ATGCTTTGATGCAAACTTGATTGAGATTCCAGTTGAAATTGAGAGTCCTGAGCATCATTACTATCAT CTTGCATTTTTCACAACAAGAGACGTGGATGCGTTTGAAGAGTTAACATGG GATTATggtattgattttgatgatcATGATCATCTTGCCAATGCATTCCGGTGTCGTTGTGGCAGTAAGTTCTGCAGGAACATGAAACGCTCATATA GATCCAAATCTATGCTGAATACAAGATGA
- the LOC123216935 gene encoding probable inactive histone-lysine N-methyltransferase SUVR2 isoform X3 codes for MAPDPRVLKAFKAMKAIGISENKAKPVLKKLLKLYERNWELIEEENYRALADAIFEEEDAMVSEQKKTKIVDQEENFEDEPLADVEPLRPLKRLRRGQEVPATPSVSNSSPVSGGVLLKRPKLEEGELPSTSMQQQSQEKIKAIQPSTGSVKTDTLGLTYKGKEPLLPMVASAGNRCISEQASHGVNIRDPAVEGNVLSPKKVSNCQPLIKPKDEPFTDDTPQYEFPIAMIHPVGQELHPSQHVGGESRSSEDLPSLTERRSNCQLANVPEGSHPSLEISSTTMGEVKISLSCNPAVGSPNFHMPTLDELRELMELRCLRSYKIIDPSFSFMNLMKDVCECFLELATNSSHESQGKVTVMQPLDQLRKSTAGDALLFGGSKENMYISSSMNGAAERDKKQELKDSAFSNSSSLVVVPQCQLNADELRILHDVKDIAKGEEGVAIPWINEINNECLPPFHYISHNLIFQNARVNVSLYRIGDENCCSSCFGDCLSSAVACACTYQSENFVYTSEGLLKEEFLDEWISMTRDPQQQCLLTCGYCPLERSRNESIIEPCKGHLKRNIIKECWSKCGCYRQCGNRVVQRGINCKLQVFFTPNGKGWGLRTLEKLPKGAFVCEFVGEIITITELYERNSQSHNCPVLLDAYWASGGVPKDEEALCLDATCYGNVARFLNHRCFDANLIEIPVEIESPEHHYYHLAFFTTRDVDAFEELTWDYGIDFDDHDHLANAFRCRCGSKFCRNMKRSYILFCTAGSKSMLNTR; via the exons aGCTCTTGCTGATGCTATTTTTGAGGAGGAGGATGCTAtg GTTTCCGAACAGAAGAAAACTAAAATTGTGGAT caagaagaaaattttgaggaTGAACCACTTGCTGATGTTGAGCCTCTACGCCCCTTAAAGCGCTTGCGCAGAGGCCAGGAAGTGCCGGCCACACCTTCTGTCAGCAACTCCAGTCCAGTGTCAGGTGGAGTTttattaaaaaggccaaaattgGAAGAGGGTGAACTACCTTCTACTTCTATGCAACAGCAGTCTCAAGAGAAGATAAAGGCAATACAACCCAGTACTGGCAGTGTAAAGACTGACACATTAGGTCTTACTTACAAAGGAAAGGAACCTCTCTTGCCTATGGTTGCTTCTGCAGGGAACAGATGTATTTCTGAGCAAGCATCTCATGGAGTGAACATTAGAGATCCTGCAGTTGAAGGAAATGTTCTTTCACCTAAGAAGGTGTCCAATTGTCAACCATTGATCAAGCCAAAAGATGAGCCCTTTACTGATGACACACCACAGTATGAGTTCCCGATTGCTATGATCCATCCAG TTGGGCAGGAGCTTCATCCATCCCAACATGTTGGGGGAGAATCTAGAAGTAGTGAGGATCTACCTTCATTGACCGAGAGGAGATCCAATTGTCAGCTTGCAAATGTTCCTGAAGGATCTCACCCTTCCTTAGAGATATCATCTACGACCATGGGAGAGGTGAAGATTTCTTTGAGCTGCAATCCTGCTGTTGGAagtccaaattttcatatgcCAACCCTAGATGAACTAAGAGAATTGATGGAACTGAGGTGTCTTCGATCATATAAGATCATTGACCCAAGTTTTTCTTTCATGAATCTGATGAAAGATGTGTGTGAGTGCTTCTTGGAATTGGCCACTAATTCATCTCATGAATCGCAGGGAAAGGTAACTGTGATGCAACCTCTTGATCAATTGAGGAAGTCTACTGCTGGGGATGCTCTTCTTTTTGGGGGTAGCAAAGAAAATATGTACATATCATCTTCTATGAATGGTGCAGCTGAAAGAGATAAAAAACAAGAACTAAAGGACTCTGCATTTTCTAATTCATCTAGTTTGGTTGTAGTTCCGCAGTGTCAATTAAATGCTGATGAATTAAGGATTTTACATGATGTCAAAGACATAGCTAAAGGGGAAGAAGGAGTTGCAATTCCTTGGATTaatgaaataaacaatgagtGTCTACCCCCGTTCCACTACATATCCCATAATTTGATATTCCAAAATGCTCGTGTGAATGTGTCTCTTTATCGGATTGGTGATGAGAACTGTTGTTCTTCTTGTTTTGGTGATTGTCTATCATCAGCAGTAGCTTGTGCTTGCACCTACCAAAGTGAGAATTTTGTATACACATCAGAAGGCCTTCTTAAGGAGGAGTTCTTAGATGAGTGGATCTCGATGACCCGTGATCCTCAACAACAGTGCCTATTGACTTGTGGATATTGCCCACTTGAAAGATCAAGAAATGAGAGTATTATAGAACCATGTAAGGGTCACttgaagagaaatattataaaGGAATGTTGGAGCAAATGTGGCTGTTACAGACAGTGTGGCAATCGTGTGGTGCAGCGCGGCATAAATTGTAAACTGCAG GTGTTTTTTACACCTAATGGAAAGGGATGGGGGCTTAGAACTCTAGAGAAGCTTCCAAAAGGTGCTTTTGTATGTGAGTTTGTTGGAGAAATCATAACCATTACAGAGTTGTACGAGAGGAACTCGCAGAGCCATAACTGTCCAGTTCTACTAGATGCATATTGGGCTTCAGGAGGAGTTCCAAAAGATGAAGAAGCTCTTTGTTTGGATGCCACATGCTATGGAAATGTTGCCAGGTTCTTAAATCATAG ATGCTTTGATGCAAACTTGATTGAGATTCCAGTTGAAATTGAGAGTCCTGAGCATCATTACTATCAT CTTGCATTTTTCACAACAAGAGACGTGGATGCGTTTGAAGAGTTAACATGG GATTATggtattgattttgatgatcATGATCATCTTGCCAATGCATTCCGGTGTCGTTGTGGCAGTAAGTTCTGCAGGAACATGAAACGCTCATATA TTCTGTTTTGTACTGCAGGATCCAAATCTATGCTGAATACAAGATGA
- the LOC123216935 gene encoding probable inactive histone-lysine N-methyltransferase SUVR2 isoform X4, translated as MAPDPRVLKAFKAMKAIGISENKAKPVLKKLLKLYERNWELIEEENYRALADAIFEEEDAMVSEQKKTKIVDQEENFEDEPLADVEPLRPLKRLRRGQEVPATPSVSNSSPVSGGVLLKRPKLEEGELPSTSMQQQSQEKIKAIQPSTGSVKTDTLGLTYKGKEPLLPMVASAGNRCISEQASHGVNIRDPAVEGNVLSPKKVSNCQPLIKPKDEPFTDDTPQYEFPIAMIHPDSLDLRNSSDGNVSMCEPVGQELHPSQHVGGESRSSEDLPSLTERRSNCQLANVPEGSHPSLEISSTTMGEGKVTVMQPLDQLRKSTAGDALLFGGSKENMYISSSMNGAAERDKKQELKDSAFSNSSSLVVVPQCQLNADELRILHDVKDIAKGEEGVAIPWINEINNECLPPFHYISHNLIFQNARVNVSLYRIGDENCCSSCFGDCLSSAVACACTYQSENFVYTSEGLLKEEFLDEWISMTRDPQQQCLLTCGYCPLERSRNESIIEPCKGHLKRNIIKECWSKCGCYRQCGNRVVQRGINCKLQVFFTPNGKGWGLRTLEKLPKGAFVCEFVGEIITITELYERNSQSHNCPVLLDAYWASGGVPKDEEALCLDATCYGNVARFLNHRCFDANLIEIPVEIESPEHHYYHLAFFTTRDVDAFEELTWDYGIDFDDHDHLANAFRCRCGSKFCRNMKRSYILFCTAGSKSMLNTR; from the exons aGCTCTTGCTGATGCTATTTTTGAGGAGGAGGATGCTAtg GTTTCCGAACAGAAGAAAACTAAAATTGTGGAT caagaagaaaattttgaggaTGAACCACTTGCTGATGTTGAGCCTCTACGCCCCTTAAAGCGCTTGCGCAGAGGCCAGGAAGTGCCGGCCACACCTTCTGTCAGCAACTCCAGTCCAGTGTCAGGTGGAGTTttattaaaaaggccaaaattgGAAGAGGGTGAACTACCTTCTACTTCTATGCAACAGCAGTCTCAAGAGAAGATAAAGGCAATACAACCCAGTACTGGCAGTGTAAAGACTGACACATTAGGTCTTACTTACAAAGGAAAGGAACCTCTCTTGCCTATGGTTGCTTCTGCAGGGAACAGATGTATTTCTGAGCAAGCATCTCATGGAGTGAACATTAGAGATCCTGCAGTTGAAGGAAATGTTCTTTCACCTAAGAAGGTGTCCAATTGTCAACCATTGATCAAGCCAAAAGATGAGCCCTTTACTGATGACACACCACAGTATGAGTTCCCGATTGCTATGATCCATCCAG ATTCATTAGACTTAAGAAATTCATCTGATGGGAATGTTTCAATGTGTGAGCCAGTTGGGCAGGAGCTTCATCCATCCCAACATGTTGGGGGAGAATCTAGAAGTAGTGAGGATCTACCTTCATTGACCGAGAGGAGATCCAATTGTCAGCTTGCAAATGTTCCTGAAGGATCTCACCCTTCCTTAGAGATATCATCTACGACCATGGGAGAG GGAAAGGTAACTGTGATGCAACCTCTTGATCAATTGAGGAAGTCTACTGCTGGGGATGCTCTTCTTTTTGGGGGTAGCAAAGAAAATATGTACATATCATCTTCTATGAATGGTGCAGCTGAAAGAGATAAAAAACAAGAACTAAAGGACTCTGCATTTTCTAATTCATCTAGTTTGGTTGTAGTTCCGCAGTGTCAATTAAATGCTGATGAATTAAGGATTTTACATGATGTCAAAGACATAGCTAAAGGGGAAGAAGGAGTTGCAATTCCTTGGATTaatgaaataaacaatgagtGTCTACCCCCGTTCCACTACATATCCCATAATTTGATATTCCAAAATGCTCGTGTGAATGTGTCTCTTTATCGGATTGGTGATGAGAACTGTTGTTCTTCTTGTTTTGGTGATTGTCTATCATCAGCAGTAGCTTGTGCTTGCACCTACCAAAGTGAGAATTTTGTATACACATCAGAAGGCCTTCTTAAGGAGGAGTTCTTAGATGAGTGGATCTCGATGACCCGTGATCCTCAACAACAGTGCCTATTGACTTGTGGATATTGCCCACTTGAAAGATCAAGAAATGAGAGTATTATAGAACCATGTAAGGGTCACttgaagagaaatattataaaGGAATGTTGGAGCAAATGTGGCTGTTACAGACAGTGTGGCAATCGTGTGGTGCAGCGCGGCATAAATTGTAAACTGCAG GTGTTTTTTACACCTAATGGAAAGGGATGGGGGCTTAGAACTCTAGAGAAGCTTCCAAAAGGTGCTTTTGTATGTGAGTTTGTTGGAGAAATCATAACCATTACAGAGTTGTACGAGAGGAACTCGCAGAGCCATAACTGTCCAGTTCTACTAGATGCATATTGGGCTTCAGGAGGAGTTCCAAAAGATGAAGAAGCTCTTTGTTTGGATGCCACATGCTATGGAAATGTTGCCAGGTTCTTAAATCATAG ATGCTTTGATGCAAACTTGATTGAGATTCCAGTTGAAATTGAGAGTCCTGAGCATCATTACTATCAT CTTGCATTTTTCACAACAAGAGACGTGGATGCGTTTGAAGAGTTAACATGG GATTATggtattgattttgatgatcATGATCATCTTGCCAATGCATTCCGGTGTCGTTGTGGCAGTAAGTTCTGCAGGAACATGAAACGCTCATATA TTCTGTTTTGTACTGCAGGATCCAAATCTATGCTGAATACAAGATGA